One part of the Arvicanthis niloticus isolate mArvNil1 chromosome 15, mArvNil1.pat.X, whole genome shotgun sequence genome encodes these proteins:
- the LOC117720738 gene encoding putative vomeronasal receptor-like protein 4, producing the protein MFSLENVLYFQAGLGVLANMFLLVFYIFIILSHKLIDLISCQLTFVHIVMILTGGNIMLTDIFESLNVENDIKCKASFYINRVMRGLSVSITCLLSVFQAVTISPSTSLLAKFKHKLRKHIINSSLFYIWSFNLSLSSNLIFYVGGFTSVSETKQMKIIKSCSLFPMTYIIREMILTVTTSRDVFLVGVMLITSAYMVIILFRHQRQCKHLHSISHLRVSHEKRAIQTILLLVVFYVVVYWVNLIISSTSILLWMYKPVILTLQKFLMNAYPTISPLVQISSDKRIINVLKNLQSTCS; encoded by the coding sequence ATGTTCTCATTAGAGAACGTGCTTTATTTTCAAGCTGGGCTTGGAGTCCTAGCCAATATGTTTCTTctagttttttatattttcataattctaAGTCATAAGCTCATTGACCTGATCTCCTGTCAATTGACCTTTGTTCATATAGTGATGATCCTCACTGGAGGAAATATCATGCTTACAGACATATTTGAGTCTCTGAATGTTGAGAATGACATCAAATGTAAGGCATCTTTTTACATAAATAGGGTGATGAGAGGCCTCTCTGTCAGcatcacctgcctcctgagtgtgttcCAGGCTGTCACAATCAGTCCCAGTACCTCTTTACTggcaaaatttaaacataaactaAGAAAACACATTATCAATTCTTCATTATTTTACATTTGGTCATTCAATTTATCTCTTAGTAGTAACCTAATCTTCTATGTTGGTGGTTTTACCAGTGTGAGTGAGACTAAGCAGATGAAGATCATTAAATCCTGCTCCCTCTTCCCAATGACCtacatcatcagggaaatgattTTAACAGTGACAACCTCGAGGGATGTGTTTCTTGTAGGAGTCATGCTGATCACAAGTGCATACATGGTGATTATCTTGTTCAGACATCAGAGGCAATGCAAGCATCTTCACAGCATCAGCCATCTAAGAGTGTCCCACGAGAAAAGGGCCATCCAGACCATTTTACTGCTAGTGGTTTTCTATGTGGTCGTGTATTGGGTAAACCTCATCATCTCATCCACCTCCATCCTGTTATGGATGTACAAACCAGTCATCCTGACTCTTCAGAAGTTTTTGATGAATGCCTATCCTACAATTTCTCCTTTGGTACAAATCAGTTCAGATAAGAGAATAATCAATGTGTTGAAAAACTTGCAGTCAACATGttcctag